The following DNA comes from Salvia splendens isolate huo1 chromosome 17, SspV2, whole genome shotgun sequence.
CTGTTATTGAAAAGTGAGAAAAATTCTAGATAGATTACGTACGTTGAAGTATGATAGAGAATGGTATTGGACAAAGTCTGTTTTTTGTTGATTAGGTGAGCTTAAAATAACATTGGGTGACAAAATAACTagatgtttatttaatttagtctCCATCACAATTTAGTTAAGAGAATCCCATAACGACAAGTTAAATAGTAGTGAAGGTAGGTAGCCTGTCCTATGTGAAAATATGTCTAACTTTTATGTTTCGTTTTCTTACTACCTCTCATAACAAATCATTTCTCGCGTTGACAATGCTATGCGCGCGCACATGTATATAAAATGGCGTAAGGAAGAGAAATGGGGCCTTTGTAGATTTTAGGGATGGGTAAATTCTATGGGTTAAGTTGTTACCGATTGATATAAATAACAATCCAATTTATTAAGATCAAAGTTGAACACGACAGTCCTTAACCCGAACACCAATCCGAATCAATATGTTGTATTCGTATTTGATACGACACATATTCGTTAGCTATATGATCATATTCGTGTTGGCACGATACGAACTCGCTAGTGCACAACAACCATGAAATGATTAAAAGTGTTGCGGTGGAGATATGTGCTGATGACGTGGTGATGGTGGTAGTGGCAGTGGCAGTGAAGACGTAGAATGGAGGAgccacatgaaaaataaaaaaataaaaacataatcgTAATAAAGTATTGCCGCTGtcctattagaaatgaaacgttttcctttttgggttgtcccaaaaaaaatgaaaggtttcctaaaatggaaacaatactttctctacttttttctccctcttactttactctctgctcattaactcataaaacaacactgcataaaatcccgtgccgaaaaccaaatgttgcatatttattgagacggagggagtagtagtaatacaaaataaagaataaaaattaattatattaataataatattaaatattaatgggTTATTGTAACATGGAAGTATCTTGTGATTATCGGATCAACCCAATAAGGACACAAACATAAAGCTTGCACCAGTTCATTATTTTCATGTATATTTGTGTCGGGTAGAAAATTCTCGAACTCTAAAAGAACTTCATCATCTAATGTCTGAAAATAGTTCTTAGTCTAACTATAAAATTTTTGCTCGTAATGTTATTCGAATTAGGTTATGCATCCATCCaacaaatattttttaagttaGATTAATTATATACCTTGTCAGGATGTCCCAAAGAGACTTTTGTAATTATATGTactttataaaaatagaaattttattcAAGAACAATATGCATTAGGGAGGACACGTAAGTGAGGTACACTTTTGTTATTGTCGACGTATTTAACTAATTTAATTGTTTATCATAACTATTGACGATTCATATGTCACTCCTATCTTTGTCATGAGAAATTAAGGTGTCTATTTTTTGTATGAAGATAATAGTGTAACCCATCATCAGTCCACGTGGTGTTTATTTGGACCTATCTACATATTAATTAGTAAGTACTATAAAACAATGTTCATTTATGACATTTTAATAATTCATCTCCTTTTTTCTCAAAACTATTTTGGCAGCCAATTTTCTTCCCTTTCAGCGCCAGCTTAGTAAATACCAAAAGATGATTTCGAACTAtttcaacaaaattaataaCATAAAATATTTAGTAGAGGCTTAACTCCCTTCCCTTCCCATTTGTATCCACCGTTGTTAGTTTATGTAGAAATACTATAAACAATTATTATGAAGAATTGAGTGGTGGATATACATatttatgtaattaattaattaaaaaaaaccccaTAAAGTCACATTTAACGAAAGCAAATGAAGTACTTTGAAGATTTAGATGGTTGAACAAGAACAGGAGAATATGAACAAAGTTGGTAAGTTTGTTGCTGACTTTGCATGAAGCTTCAAAcacacaataaaattaatgcaTCGAAATCAAGTCGTTAAGGTAAAGTGGGaagaagaaaatttaaaattgacaTAATAACAACTAAATATATACAATCAATAATAATTAATGCAATTgtagaaatttaattaattgataattCAACTAGTTACCAATCACCACTTTAAGATGTAATGTTTCGTAAAGCTCTTGACCGACAAAGATATATGGTCTATTTTATTCTTACCAAAGAAGTTGCTTTCTTAAGTCGTTAGATACTATTTCAAATCTCCAACCACCATTAGGAATAGAGAtagtgataaggctaatttcatgcatgggtctagggatttaattcgtgattttactaggactaacgcacgttttaagccaggtgtgtgaaggaattcgccaggtccaggaaagaagaccaaaaaatcacaaggtcgaggaactggcgatttagtgaacgattatgaagagaattgctcgacggaggaagctccagagttgaagggtagaatagagatttctacgaagactcaagggctatgtccgcatctataaaaggcagaagcatgcaagctggagggatctccccgggggagacctcaccacagtctgttgcttagttcactttcccacacacacacttgatactagttttgaggagatctcagttcgcacgtccgggtttcatcttagcttccgaaatggtgtaacaccgctcttgttaggagcgaagaaacaatttattttccgctttccgcattttgcttactctgccgagcttcgttgttcgaagctcggttcgttgttttcaccgaatagtttctggtttaaaagcaagtttgattttccgttatggcgattgtgttgatttctggtttgatcgtttcgcttattgagattttggagtttttaaattgtctgagttggatgcgtttcgcagctgtttactgagttattgcaggttaatggtcagatctgggagattggagttggattgtggaagaattttggttggatttgctggatttgttggttgttgggttcggatgtcttggatccggagtggatcaagcattctgacgtgaatctgagtagtttcgatctgattttcatgcttagtttacgtgtttttctttcattccgtctagtgtacgcagatctgatgtgtttccgagttgcagcaagataacgacgaccaaatctctatattctgttcgaatctcgctttttgctctgtttgttcatctgcaagttcaATTGGGTGGAGAagatgcattttgctgcgagctagggtcagagtttgttaatctgcagttctttccgtacttgccatttttggaattatggtccccactttcagtcatattctgtttagctagattaggtagttgtttacactgtctaggaagtggttatgtttcttgttgtcgaagtctgaatttacaagtttaacatgtcctaggtctagcatttacattttctgcctaggtctagagttagtttaaaattctcaacccttttgttgcgtggcagcagccatttgtctgtccaaagtctctgagcactactttgcgagtccatctctgtgggatcgaccccacttccctatactaattcatagtattcgggttgagggatttatattttttgaaggggagtcgatgtgtgtccaacgaccaagcactttatgttctcttaagttcctagaccttgtgctctagtggatttaaggagcgtggtgtcttgaccaagcgcttgcagtgatctatttctgtgcacacgcgaTAAAAGAAGAAAATCCTCGTTTCAGATAGTTAGCTAATGGATTTTGGAATAGTTTAGTTGGATTGAAATAAGTGGTTCATTCATAATTTTGGATTTGAAAGTGTGACAAATAATTACAACGACTTTGAGACTAGAAATACTCGGAATACGAGCATTCGTAGGTGATGGTATATACCATAGACATGCAAGGATTGGTAGAGGTATATTAACTATAGCTCAATTTGGTCGATAGATATTGAATGAATGGATGGCATGATTGATTTTTCACTTTGAATAATATTCCTTCCATCCATAATAAAATTTCTCATTTTATCAAAAATGGATATCTATTAATAAAATCACATTTCATTGAAATTATTCtcttatttcactaactcaatCTCAGAtacaattattataaaactaatatactctCCTTGTTCTATAGATATAGACACTTTAAGGACGATATAAGTTTTAATGTGTAAcagataaaataagagagaatgagaaaatatAGTTGAAATAACATTAGTGGATGGTAGAGtccataaatggtaaaataagatagTATGAGAAGGTTCAAGGTTTTCATGAATGGATATGAATTATTTGTATGTGACgtacttaaaaagaaaatagtgtcTGTTTTCATGAGatagaaaatgaaatcaatattctataaacttaaaaaaatgccGAGTAGAAAAATATAGCGAGGACGAAAATAGTAGGGAGTACTACAATTTAATGTATGCAATAACAATGATTTTTAAATACTATCTTCTAGTGATAATTTCTGTAGAAAGAGATCAATCTTGTTGAATTACTAGAAAATATATAAGACACTCCCTCCCCCCCTATATATGTAGcaaggcccaatccatttaaGGCCCGGCCCATGTGTGAAGAATCAAGTCCAAGTAAGTGAAAGAAAAGACCAAACTCACAAACACAATTTGTATATTTCATGACATGTCTAACTGACTAACTTTATTTCTTAAAaggtttaaatataaaaaatgaggAGGTTCAATATAAAAAGACACAGGCCCAAAGGAAAAATGAAGATTGAGCCCAATCTTTCCTTAAAACAATTTCGAATTCAAACAAATTTGTCAAAGAAAAAAGCAGCTCAAACACAATAATTGAGAGTGTGGTGGGTAAGGGTCATAATGCTAATGCATATCGTCCACAAGCATTCCTCATCTTCAAAATACACTTGCAAAAGAATTTTCTCTGTCTAGATCTATCTCTCTGAAACCATGGAAGGAGTGTCTTCGGCAGCCATTGAAGTTCTTGTTCAAAACCTGATCAACCTTTTCAAGGATGAGTACTCTCTGCTTCGAGGTCTCGATAAAGATGCTCAACAGCTGCAGAGGACTTTGGAGACGATTCAAGCCTACTTGAATGACGCTGAGAAGAAATCCATCACCCAAGATTCTGCCAAGATCTGGTTGAGGGACCTTGAAGCCGTGGCCTTCGATGCTGACAACGTCTTGGATGAACTCAGCTATCATCTTCTCCacaaaaaagtgaagaaaatgaagacTCCCAAAGGCAAGGATAAGGTACTATCATGCTTCTCTCCATTTAATGGCATTATGCGCCGTCGTAATATGGCTCACACAATCAAACAAATCAATACTACTTTTGAGTCTATGAAGAAAACAGCAACAGAGCTTGGCCTTGAAAGCATGGTTGTGAGTGCACCTGATGCTGTTGCTCATACTTCTATTGAGACGGATTCGGTCAGTCTTGATCCAATCTTCATTGGAAGAGATGATGATGTGCCTAAACTAGTTCACATGCTCACCCAGATCCAGGATGATCGGATCTTTTGCAAGGTTGCTCTAGTCGGAATGGGGGGTATGGGGAAGACTACGTTGACTAGGAAAGTCTTTAATCACGAAAGCGTAACGGCTCGATTTGGATCACTTATTTGGGTTCATGTTTCCCGAACTTTTGATCCAATCagtcttttcaaaaaaatccTTTCAGCATTGAATTCAGATATTGGTGGTGGAGTTCAGAGCAGGGAAGTTATCCTGAAAAGGCTTAAAGAAGTTCTCAACTCTAAAACTTATATTCTTGTTCTTGATGATGTCTGGAATGAAGATGTTCAAATGTGGGAAGACTTTATAAATTCCATGTCTGGAGTTACTTCCACTACGGGAAATGGCATTTTGATCACCACCAGGAGTAAAAAAGTTGCTTCAATTGTTAACACATTTCATATTCATCATTTGAATCGCTTATCAGATGAAGAATGTTGGTCCATAATCAAAGCCAAAACTTTTGATGAAAATGGTGAAGTTCCATCCGGATTTGAGATGATTGGAAGACAGGTTGCTAAAAGATGTTGGGGTTTGCCTTTAGCTGCCAATGTAGTCGGAGGAGTGCTTCGCAGTAAGTCCGAAGAAGAGTGGCGCTTAATCAATGAATATTGGCTTTCAGATGCTCAAGGAGGTGAATATATctcaaaaatattgaaattgagCTATGATCACCTCTCTTCACCGTCACTCAAGAAGTGCTTCTCGTTTTGTTCAGTTTTCCCCAAAGGTCGGGAAATTAAGAAGCATGACTTGATTGAACTATGGATGGCAGAAGGCTTTCTTCAACCAAGCGAAAGAGATGACATGGAGTGTGTGGGCAACATGTTTTTTAATGTGCTTCTACAAAACTCTTTGTTGCAAGTTGCAGATAAAGATGAGTACGGAAATGTGGAAAGTTGTAGGATACATGATCTTGTGCATGATCTTGCATCTTCAGTCTTATCCAATATAGCAGATGGCAATACCATAGTTCGATACATGTTTCTCAAAGAAGAATCAAGTTCTATTCCAAAAAATGTGGCCAAGCATTTGCGTACATTATTCTTGAAAGGTGGAACTTCTGCTACTTTATTCTCAAACTTTGAATGTCTGCATAATCTGACTCTTTCGGTTGATTATAAAGAGCTGCCCGATTCAATTAGGGAGTTGGTACATTTGAGAAATCTGAATATTTATTATACAGAAATTGTAAACTTGCCGAAATGGATTGGTAAACTCCATCACTTGCAAACATTAAGAGCATGCCGGGAGTTAGAGAATCTGCCAAGTACGTTGAAGCATATGTTTAACTTAAGGCATCTTCATATCTATTCTCATACAAAGTTGCCAGAGGAGATTGGGAGATTAACTAGTCTTCGTACACTCCCTTACTTCACAGTAGGCAAAGAGAAGGGCTTCCAAATTGAAGAGCTCGGAAGTTTGAATAATCTCAAAGGATCACTAGAGATTAAAGATCTGGAGATGGTGCATGATAAGGAAGAGGCTCAGAAAGCAAATATGTTTCAAAAGCCAAACTTAATTGATTTGGTGTTTGAATGGAGTGATGGTAGAGAAGATGAAAGAAACGATGAGAGTGTGTTGGAAGGCCTCCAACCTCATCCAAATCTGAAGAAGTTGAAGATTTCAGGATTCAAAGGAAAAAGATTTCCAACATGGACTGAGAAGATGGCAGTGCCTCAAGGGTCTTGGGTAGCGCTTGCCAACTTGATTGAAATAAAACTCTCCAATTGCTCAGAAATAGAGGAAATCCCAATGGTAGAGCACTTGCCTAATCTCAAGTCTCTTTcattgaaaaaattgaaaaaggtGAAGCTGATAAATGTTTCATCAAATCATTTAACGTCCCTCAGAATTGAAGAGTTAGATAGATTGGAATGTCTGCCAGAATGGTTTTTTCATAACAATCAGGATCTCTCATCTTTGTATATATCAAAATGTCCTGTGTTGAGAGAATTACCAGATGGCTTGGACACCCTCCATTCTTTGGAGAGTTTGCGTATTTGGGATTGTGAGAATCTGAAGTCGATTGGGAATCCAAGTGGTGGAGGAAGGCAATCACAGGCGATCCTCCGTCAGCTGATTATTAAAGAATGCGGAGAGCTGATGGAATTGCCGTGTGAAATGCTCGAGTCGTGGGCACCTACAATTGAGGATCTTGTATTGGTAGAATTAAGGAGGCTAAAGAATCTACCAATGCTAATTGACTGCCTCGCTAAATCCTCTACTCGTCTCACACGGTTAACAATCAGAGGTGTTCCTAAATTGAAGGGTGCTAGTAGTGGTAGTGTTGAGAGTTGGGATCTTAGCAGCTTGAAAACATTAAGCATAGATGTGAGTGTGGAATGGTCAAGAGAGGATAGTGTTGGCATTGCagagactgtggaaggaatgCTGCAAAGATGCTGCAACTCACTTACTTACTTACAATTGAAGGGGATGGAAAATTGGGAGTGGCTGCCCCAATCAATTCAATATCTCATCTCTGTTTCTTTATTAGAGTTGAGTAATATAGGAGTAGAAGAATTGCCCCAATGGTTGAGGAACCTCTCATCTCTAAGACGGTTATATCTAAGATGTTGCAACAAGTTGAAGCGTCTGCCATCTGTGGATGATTCGAATAAATTAGGAGGGTTAGAAATTAGTGATTGTCCGGAACTACACATTGATTCGGAGTGGCGCAGGCAACATGGCCATCTGAAAATCAATGTTGATGGCCAGCGCGTGTGAATGTTTTAGCAGGTAAGTATCATTTCCTTTTCATATTCTTAGATAAATTCATTgagaatattagtattatagtatgatttttgttgttttagcTACAGTTTATGTAAATTCACGGTTGGAAAGAGATAGTTTCCCACTTTTTCAACATTGTTTTCTTTCATGAAACTTTACTAACAAATCAGATATAACTTATTTTTGTTGGACACATGtcaaatgaatattttttttctttgatttggCAATTAGTGCAATTTTCCAATAAAACAAAAGTGCAACCAAATTTAAATTCTTAAGCATTGTAGTAATATGCTAACTATCATGATCTTATACTACACATGTGATTGTAGTGTTTTAAATTCCTCTCCTCGAAACTGAAAGAGATGGATAAGCTTCATTAACCATCTTATACCACTTTATGATGCAGTTCCAGCTGACGAGCTTAGAAAGTCACGGTCTCAAAATAGACTTGATATTCACACAAGACTTGTGAAACAAACTAAGGAATGAAAAGTTGGATTTCGCTCGAGTGTTGATGCATGGTAAGTTTTTGGTCACCGGAGGTCGATTGAGGAATAAAAACACCGTATtacattttttcaaatttcattttctatttttatttgttaattcCTTTTTTCGTTTTAGGGTTCGCACCTCATATAAATAGTGGAAAAACTGTATTTTGAGTACATGAAAGAGAGGGATCAGAA
Coding sequences within:
- the LOC121775243 gene encoding disease resistance protein RGA2-like, whose translation is MEGVSSAAIEVLVQNLINLFKDEYSLLRGLDKDAQQLQRTLETIQAYLNDAEKKSITQDSAKIWLRDLEAVAFDADNVLDELSYHLLHKKVKKMKTPKGKDKVLSCFSPFNGIMRRRNMAHTIKQINTTFESMKKTATELGLESMVVSAPDAVAHTSIETDSVSLDPIFIGRDDDVPKLVHMLTQIQDDRIFCKVALVGMGGMGKTTLTRKVFNHESVTARFGSLIWVHVSRTFDPISLFKKILSALNSDIGGGVQSREVILKRLKEVLNSKTYILVLDDVWNEDVQMWEDFINSMSGVTSTTGNGILITTRSKKVASIVNTFHIHHLNRLSDEECWSIIKAKTFDENGEVPSGFEMIGRQVAKRCWGLPLAANVVGGVLRSKSEEEWRLINEYWLSDAQGGEYISKILKLSYDHLSSPSLKKCFSFCSVFPKGREIKKHDLIELWMAEGFLQPSERDDMECVGNMFFNVLLQNSLLQVADKDEYGNVESCRIHDLVHDLASSVLSNIADGNTIVRYMFLKEESSSIPKNVAKHLRTLFLKGGTSATLFSNFECLHNLTLSVDYKELPDSIRELVHLRNLNIYYTEIVNLPKWIGKLHHLQTLRACRELENLPSTLKHMFNLRHLHIYSHTKLPEEIGRLTSLRTLPYFTVGKEKGFQIEELGSLNNLKGSLEIKDLEMVHDKEEAQKANMFQKPNLIDLVFEWSDGREDERNDESVLEGLQPHPNLKKLKISGFKGKRFPTWTEKMAVPQGSWVALANLIEIKLSNCSEIEEIPMVEHLPNLKSLSLKKLKKVKLINVSSNHLTSLRIEELDRLECLPEWFFHNNQDLSSLYISKCPVLRELPDGLDTLHSLESLRIWDCENLKSIGNPSGGGRQSQAILRQLIIKECGELMELPCEMLESWAPTIEDLVLVELRRLKNLPMLIDCLAKSSTRLTRLTIRGVPKLKGASSGSVESWDLSSLKTLSIDVSVEWSREDSVGIAETVEGMLQRCCNSLTYLQLKGMENWEWLPQSIQYLISVSLLELSNIGVEELPQWLRNLSSLRRLYLRCCNKLKRLPSVDDSNKLGGLEISDCPELHIDSEWRRQHGHLKINVDGQRV